In Spinacia oleracea cultivar Varoflay chromosome 5, BTI_SOV_V1, whole genome shotgun sequence, a single window of DNA contains:
- the LOC130462015 gene encoding mediator-associated protein 2: MESKSDDSRNEEVAANTTDEDVEQMEEDTNDLVVPDSVSESQSQSESESDNEDDNDNDNDNDNDNDVVGYKPSSDFKLELKEPLIDIQVDDDTELWLIQLPLHLSLDDFDEHQVVSLDLDIQDGPIGTINTKSGKEYTIMDFPSPVAAELTVFVPGLTGTKVAGKISRHVNLVNFPEPNEVMMQSHLDDDSESSVDEHKHNSVDMTKNEAHTNNINININMTNIYRGINMTKRYRGIKANRKANAKP; encoded by the exons ATGGAGTCAAAGAGTGATGATAGTCGAAATGAGGAAGTAGCGGCTAATACAACTGATGAAGATGTTGAACAAATGGAGGAGGATACCAATGATTTGGTGGTGCCTGATTCAGTGTCTGAATCTCAATCTCAATCTGAATCTGAATCTGATAATGaggatgataatgataatgataatgataatgataatgataatgatgttgTTGGTTACAAACCTTCCTCTGACTTCAAGTTGGAACTTAAAGAGCCACTTATAGATATACAAGTCGACGATGACACTGAACTCTGGCTTATTCAACTCCCACTTCACCTG TCtcttgatgattttgatgaacaCCAAGTTGTATCCTTAGACCTTGACATTCAAGATGGACCAATTGGAACCATTAACACCAAATCTGGTAAAGAATATACCATCATGGACTTTCCGTCTCCAGTAGCTGCTGAATTAACTGTTTTTGTGCCTGGTCTTACCGGAACTAAAGTCG CTGGGAAGATATCGCGGCATGTAAACCTTGTGAATTTCCCAGAGCCAAATGAAGTGATGATGCAAAGTCATTTAGATGATGACAGTGAGTCATCAGTTGATGAACATAAACATAATTCGGTTGATATGACAAAGAATGAAGCACACACAAacaatatcaatatcaatatcaatatgACAAACATATATCGTGGTATCAATATGACAAAGAGATATCGTGGTATCAAGGCAAACAGGAAAGCCAATGCAAAACCTTGA
- the LOC110779386 gene encoding cyclin-A1-4: MSALKTHRKSLGSSGPAVSTTSKRQAVRIPSSENVNSNSKPIPNNRKRPPLSNLTNQSRSSVSSATIAPLVPCASSKNIKAKKGCATSFSGTNFPGSNLPALLTKKSNVVVPPKTSLPRNDVISLPKVYHTSIPSASSRMDISPSPSDADSVSMEDSMSTCDSLKSPEFEYLDESEAVMLGSIQRKTSENLHIDDQVEIAGNYCKRELLSEMEVDKVVDVDDKYMDPQFCATIACDIYKHLRASETLKRPSTDFIEKIQKDINASMRAILVDWLVEVAEEYRLVPDTLYLTVNYIDRYLSGNTINRQRLQLLGVACMMIAAKYEEICAPQVEEFCYITDNTYFKDEVLEMETAVLNYLKFEMTAPTTKCFLRRFVRAAQVMSEAPSMQLDCLSNYVAECSLLDYNMLQYAPSLTAASAVFLAKYILSPSQRPWNSTLQHYTLYEASDLHDCVKALHQLCLSSSSSSLSAIREKYSQHKYKFVAKKNCPPSIPSELFDS, encoded by the exons ATGTCGGCACTTAAAACTCACCGGAAAAGTCTGGGTTCGTCGGGTCCGGCGGTTTCTACGACGTCGAAGCGTCAGGCGGTGAGGATTCCGTCGTCGGAAAACGTAAATTCGAATTCGAAACCTATCCCAAACAATAGGAAGCGACCTCCTCTCTCTAACTTGACTAATCAGAGTCGTTCCTCTGTTTCTTCTGCCACCATCGCCCCTCTC GTACCATGTGCTTCTTCTAAAAATATTAAGGCTAAAAAGGGATGTGCTACGAGCTTTAGCGGTACAAACTTTCCGGGGAGTAACTTGCCGGCTTTGCTGACTAAAAAATCAAATGTTGTTGTTCCACCAAAGACATCTTTGCCGAGAAATGATGTTATATCTTTACCAAAAGTATATCATACCAGTATTCCTTCAGCTTCGAGTAGGATGGATATATCTCCAAGTCCATCAGATGCAGATTCTGTTTCTATGGAAGATTCAATGTCCACATGTGATTCATTGAAGAGCCCAGAGTTTGAGTACTTGGATGAGAGTGAAGCAGTCATGCTTGGGTCCATTCAAAGAAAGACATCTGAAAACCTTCACATTGATGACCAAGTGGAAATTGCAG GAAATTACTGCAAGCGAGAATTACTTTCAGAAATGGAAGTTGACAAAGTAGTTGATGTTGATGACAAGTACATGGATCCTCAGTTTTGTGCAACAATAGCTTGTGATATTTACAAGCATTTACGTGCATCCGAG ACATTGAAAAGACCTTCGACGGACTTCATTGAGAAGATTCAGAAAGATATAAATGCCAGCATGCGTGCCATACTTGTTGATTGGCTTGTAGAG GTTGCTGAAGAATACAGGCTAGTCCCCGACACACTATATTTGACTGTTAACTACATAGATAGATATCTTTCCGGCAATACTATAAACCGACAACGTTTGCAGTTGCTAGGTGTGGCTTGCATGATGATTGCAGC AAAATATGAGGAGATATGTGCACCCCAGGTGGAGGAGTTCTGTTACATTACAGATAACACATACTTTAAAGATGAG GTTTTGGAAATGGAGACTGCGGTACTTAACTACCTGAAGTTTGAAATGACTGCCCCAACCACAAAATGTTTCTTAAG GCGATTCGTCCGTGCTGCACAAGTGATGAGTGAG GCTCCATCAATGCAGTTAGACTGTTTGTCAAACTATGTAGCTGAATGTTCTCTCTTGGATTACAACATGCTTCAGTATGCCCCTTCACTGACTGCTGCTTCAGCAGTATTTTTGGCCAAGTATATACTGAGCCCGTCTCAAAGACCTTGG AACTCAACTCTGCAACATTACACACTTTATGAGGCTTCTGATTTACATGACTGCGTGAAAGCTCTTCACCAGCTTTGCTTGAGCAGCAGCAGCTCTAGTTTGTCAGCAATCAGAGAGAAGTACAGCCAACATAAG TACAAGTTTGTGGCGAAGAAGAACTGTCCTCCCTCAATACCGTCAGAGTTGTTCGACAGTTAA